From a region of the Thiorhodovibrio winogradskyi genome:
- a CDS encoding ATP-binding protein, producing the protein MPRPKLPISIQTFREIREDDYYYVDKTGFALRLIEEGKAYFLSRPRRFGKSLFLDTLAELFEGNAALFQGLEAESRWDWSRRFPVIRLSFGGGVIRQPGQLETKIREQLNINQQALGLVCEEPNVDGCLAELIRKAHAATDERVVVLVDEYDKPILDNLTDPATAKALRDGLRNLYSVIKDSDAHIRFVFLTGVSKFSKVSLFSGLNNLVDITVDAEYSALCGYTEADLDRVFAPELEGLDRDQIRAWYNGYNWTGEAVYNPFNVLLLFKTRRFHPWWFETGTPTFLVDVLTERGYFTPDLANRQTSLELLSSFDVEHFDTDALLFQTGYLTIHDLEEPLLGHWVYTLGYPNREVESSLNAALLGGLGADRQRTFSQRMQLLKCLQAVDFDGIKTLLAALFAAIPSDWYRNNPIARYEGYYASVFYSHLAALGLDLAPEDASHHGRLDLRLRFNGQLWLFEFKVVELAPEGAALAQIKARGHAEKYRAEGLPIHLIGIEFSREQRTLVGFEVETLS; encoded by the coding sequence ATGCCCCGACCCAAACTACCCATCAGCATCCAGACCTTCCGCGAGATCCGCGAGGACGACTACTATTACGTCGACAAGACCGGCTTCGCGCTGCGGCTGATCGAGGAGGGCAAGGCTTACTTTCTCTCCCGTCCGCGGCGCTTTGGCAAGTCGCTGTTTCTCGATACCCTGGCGGAGCTGTTTGAGGGCAACGCGGCGCTGTTTCAGGGGCTCGAGGCCGAGTCACGCTGGGACTGGTCGCGGCGCTTCCCGGTAATCCGGCTGAGCTTTGGCGGTGGGGTGATTCGCCAGCCGGGCCAGCTGGAGACCAAGATCCGCGAACAGCTCAACATCAATCAACAGGCGCTTGGTCTGGTTTGCGAGGAGCCGAACGTCGATGGCTGCTTGGCCGAGCTGATCCGCAAAGCCCATGCCGCCACCGACGAGCGGGTCGTCGTCCTCGTCGATGAATACGACAAGCCCATCCTCGACAACCTCACCGACCCCGCCACCGCCAAGGCACTGCGCGATGGCTTGCGCAACCTCTACTCGGTGATCAAGGACTCGGATGCCCACATCCGCTTCGTCTTCCTCACCGGGGTATCCAAATTCAGCAAGGTTAGCCTCTTCTCCGGGCTCAACAATCTGGTGGACATCACCGTGGATGCCGAGTATTCCGCTCTCTGCGGCTACACCGAGGCCGACTTGGACCGGGTCTTCGCGCCCGAGCTTGAAGGGTTGGACCGTGATCAGATCCGCGCCTGGTACAACGGCTACAACTGGACCGGCGAGGCGGTCTACAACCCCTTCAATGTGCTGCTGTTATTCAAGACACGCCGATTTCACCCTTGGTGGTTCGAGACCGGCACGCCGACCTTTTTGGTCGATGTGCTGACCGAGCGCGGCTACTTCACGCCGGACCTGGCCAACCGCCAAACCAGTCTGGAACTGCTCTCGAGCTTTGATGTCGAGCACTTCGATACCGATGCCCTGTTGTTTCAAACCGGCTACCTCACCATTCATGACCTCGAAGAGCCTTTGCTCGGGCACTGGGTCTACACCCTGGGCTATCCCAATCGAGAGGTCGAAAGCAGCCTCAACGCAGCCCTGCTCGGTGGTCTAGGCGCGGATCGGCAGCGCACCTTCAGCCAACGCATGCAGCTTCTCAAATGCCTGCAAGCGGTCGATTTCGACGGCATCAAGACCCTGCTGGCAGCCCTCTTCGCCGCCATCCCCAGCGACTGGTACCGCAACAACCCCATCGCCCGCTACGAGGGCTACTACGCCAGCGTCTTCTACAGCCACCTCGCCGCGCTCGGCCTCGACCTGGCGCCCGAGGACGCCAGCCACCATGGCCGCCTCGACCTACGGCTGCGCTTCAACGGCCAACTCTGGCTGTTCGAGTTCAAGGTCGTCGAACTGGCTCCCGAAGGCGCCGCACTGGCACAGATCAAGGCCCGCGGCCATGCCGAGAAATACCGCGCCGAGGGCCTGCCCATCCACCTCATCGGCATTGAATTCAGCCGCGAGCAACGCACGCTGGTGGGGTTTGAGGTGGAGACCCTCAGCTGA
- the pgsA gene encoding CDP-diacylglycerol--glycerol-3-phosphate 3-phosphatidyltransferase, producing MMNIPNLLTLLRIGLIPVFMVIFYLPVPWARPVCALVFGAAALTDLLDGYLARRLNQTSPLGAFLDPVADKLMVAIALVLLVQADPRALLALPAAVIIGREITVSALREWMAEIGNRAKVAVSKAGKLKTTAQMIAIFLLILQGPLLGLPIEPIGMALLYIAALLTLWSMALYLRVAWPSLMGRSENQVSDS from the coding sequence ATGATGAATATCCCGAATCTGCTGACCCTGCTACGGATCGGGCTGATCCCGGTTTTTATGGTCATCTTCTACCTGCCGGTCCCCTGGGCGCGGCCGGTCTGCGCGCTGGTCTTTGGCGCCGCGGCCTTGACGGATCTGCTCGATGGCTATCTGGCGCGCCGCCTCAATCAAACCTCGCCGCTGGGCGCCTTTCTCGACCCAGTGGCGGACAAGCTCATGGTCGCCATTGCCCTGGTGCTCTTGGTGCAGGCCGACCCACGCGCCCTGCTGGCGCTGCCGGCGGCGGTCATTATCGGTCGCGAGATCACCGTCTCGGCGCTGCGCGAATGGATGGCCGAAATCGGCAACCGGGCCAAGGTGGCGGTGTCCAAGGCTGGCAAGCTCAAAACCACCGCGCAGATGATCGCCATCTTCCTGCTGATATTGCAGGGACCGCTGCTTGGCCTGCCGATCGAACCAATCGGCATGGCGCTGCTCTACATCGCTGCTTTGCTAACCCTCTGGTCCATGGCGCTCTACCTGCGCGTGGCTTGGCCGAGCCTGATGGGGCGGAGCGAAAATCAGGTTTCAGATTCTTGA
- the uvrC gene encoding excinuclease ABC subunit UvrC, with protein MSQPVLTDQARRALLARIPSQPGVYRMLDAEGAVLYVGKAKELKRRVSSYFSRSLNHRLQVMVARIADIQITVTRTEGEALLLEADLIKSHQPRFNVLLRDDKSYPFIYLSTQDAFPRLAFYRGSRKGKGRYFGPYPSASAVRETLQLLQKIFPIRQCRDSFFRNRSRPCLQYQIKRCTAPCVGLITEQEYAEDVARSIKFLDGRTDEVIRELGERMDEAAQALEFERAAVLRDQIATLGRIQQRQYVTASGGDLDILACATEGGVHCVQVFFIRAGHNLGNKSFFPKAPLEATPATVMAGFLTQFYADKPIPPELLVSHAPDELEFLETAFAERAGRRVAISHRLRGERAQWLKMAQSNAELSLQSRLGSRAGYNQRLEALRELLGLDEQPGRMECFDISHTQGELTVASCVVFDAEGQRKSDYRRFNIDGIAPGDDYAAMAQALGRRYKRIKDGEVPVPDILFIDGGRGQLNAAIGILEELGIQGVRLVGVAKGPDRKPGAEQLWQPHQRHAIIAPADSPAMHLIQQIRDEAHRFAITGHRQRRDKARRTSVLEGIPGVGAKRRASLLRAFGGLRGLRRASAEDIARVDGISAALAEQIHQAVNQDLGG; from the coding sequence ATGAGCCAGCCGGTGCTGACTGACCAGGCCCGGCGCGCGCTGCTCGCGCGCATCCCCAGCCAGCCGGGCGTCTATCGCATGCTGGATGCCGAGGGCGCCGTGCTCTATGTCGGCAAGGCCAAGGAGCTGAAACGTCGGGTGAGCAGCTATTTCAGCCGCTCGCTGAACCATCGCCTGCAGGTCATGGTGGCGCGCATCGCCGATATTCAGATCACTGTGACCCGCACCGAGGGCGAGGCGCTGCTGCTTGAGGCGGATCTGATCAAGTCCCATCAGCCGCGCTTTAATGTGCTGCTGCGCGATGACAAAAGCTATCCCTTTATCTATCTCAGCACCCAGGATGCCTTTCCGCGTTTGGCCTTTTATCGCGGCTCGCGCAAGGGCAAGGGGCGTTACTTTGGCCCCTATCCCAGTGCCTCGGCGGTGCGCGAGACGCTGCAACTCTTGCAAAAGATTTTCCCGATCCGCCAGTGTCGCGACAGCTTTTTTCGTAATCGCTCGCGGCCCTGTCTGCAATACCAGATCAAGCGCTGCACCGCGCCCTGTGTCGGGCTGATCACTGAGCAGGAGTATGCGGAAGATGTCGCGCGCAGCATCAAGTTCCTCGACGGGCGCACCGATGAGGTCATCCGCGAGCTGGGCGAGCGCATGGACGAGGCGGCGCAAGCGCTGGAGTTCGAGCGCGCGGCCGTGCTGCGCGATCAGATCGCCACCCTGGGGCGCATCCAGCAGCGCCAGTATGTGACCGCCAGTGGTGGCGATTTGGACATCCTGGCCTGCGCCACCGAGGGTGGTGTGCATTGCGTACAGGTGTTCTTTATCCGCGCCGGGCACAATCTGGGCAATAAGAGCTTTTTCCCCAAGGCTCCGCTAGAGGCCACGCCGGCGACGGTCATGGCCGGCTTTCTGACCCAGTTCTATGCTGACAAGCCCATTCCGCCGGAGCTGCTGGTCAGTCACGCACCGGACGAATTGGAGTTTCTTGAGACCGCCTTCGCCGAGCGTGCCGGACGCCGGGTTGCCATTAGCCATCGGCTGCGTGGCGAGCGTGCCCAGTGGCTGAAAATGGCCCAGAGCAATGCCGAGTTGTCGCTGCAATCGCGCCTCGGCAGTCGCGCCGGTTACAACCAACGGCTGGAGGCGCTGCGCGAACTGCTCGGGCTCGACGAACAGCCGGGGCGCATGGAGTGCTTCGACATCAGCCATACCCAGGGTGAGCTGACGGTGGCCTCCTGCGTGGTGTTCGACGCCGAGGGGCAGCGCAAGTCGGACTATCGTCGTTTCAACATCGACGGCATTGCCCCCGGTGATGACTATGCCGCCATGGCCCAGGCACTGGGGCGGCGCTACAAGCGCATTAAGGACGGCGAAGTGCCGGTGCCGGACATCTTGTTCATCGACGGCGGGCGCGGCCAGCTCAATGCCGCCATCGGTATTCTCGAGGAACTCGGCATCCAGGGCGTGCGCCTGGTTGGCGTCGCCAAGGGCCCGGACCGCAAACCCGGCGCCGAGCAGCTGTGGCAGCCGCACCAGCGTCATGCCATCATCGCGCCGGCGGACTCCCCGGCCATGCACCTCATCCAGCAGATTCGCGACGAAGCCCATCGCTTCGCCATCACTGGCCACCGCCAACGGCGTGACAAGGCCAGGCGCACCTCGGTGCTGGAGGGCATCCCCGGCGTGGGCGCCAAACGTCGCGCCAGCCTGCTGCGTGCCTTCGGTGGCCTGCGCGGCCTGCGCCGGGCGAGCGCTGAAGACATCGCGCGGGTCGATGGCATCAGTGCCGCGCTGGCCGAGCAAATTCACCAGGCCGTCAATCAAGACTTGGGCGGTTGA
- a CDS encoding uracil-DNA glycosylase, translating into MFNPACRACARLAEYLDEVRAQHPLYHAAPVPPFGDAKARLLIVGLAPGLHGANRTGRPFTGDYAGILLYASLHRHGFGSRAESISMDDGLKLIDCRITNAVKCLPPANKPLPAEMRACNPYLSAELAGLPPGAVVLALGQIAHRAVLLGCGLKQSALPFVHGAEHVLPTGQRLIDSYHCSRYNTQTRRLTEAMFDAVMARCRVLLDAACSV; encoded by the coding sequence ATGTTCAACCCTGCTTGCCGCGCCTGCGCGCGTCTGGCTGAATACCTTGATGAGGTGCGCGCCCAGCACCCGCTTTACCATGCCGCGCCCGTGCCGCCTTTTGGCGATGCCAAAGCGCGCCTGCTGATTGTCGGCCTGGCGCCCGGTCTGCATGGCGCCAATCGCACCGGGCGGCCCTTTACCGGGGATTATGCGGGTATTTTGCTCTATGCCAGCCTGCATCGGCATGGGTTCGGCAGCCGTGCCGAGTCGATCAGCATGGATGATGGGCTCAAGCTGATCGATTGTCGCATCACCAACGCGGTGAAATGCCTGCCGCCGGCCAACAAGCCTCTGCCGGCGGAGATGCGCGCTTGTAATCCGTATCTGAGCGCCGAACTGGCTGGCTTGCCGCCGGGCGCTGTGGTGCTGGCGCTGGGGCAGATCGCGCACCGGGCGGTGTTGCTCGGCTGCGGGCTCAAACAATCCGCCTTGCCTTTCGTCCATGGTGCCGAGCATGTCCTGCCCACTGGCCAGCGGCTGATCGATTCCTACCATTGCAGCCGCTACAACACCCAGACCCGGCGCCTGACCGAGGCCATGTTCGATGCCGTGATGGCGCGCTGCCGGGTGCTGCTCGACGCGGCCTGCTCTGTGTGA
- a CDS encoding alkaline phosphatase family protein encodes MIEPNYAGGGIVNLMSSLMRARGGNSDLPEAHLLPARELASHKHLVLIVIDGLGADWLARHSPDGWLARHQIGALTSVFPSTTAAAVGSFLTGVAPAQHGLTGWFSWLRELGCVMKTLPGQPRAGGQGNWAMVEDLRSLFPCPPVFARIKTASTLVSPKSIAHSAFNRAHQGLARLRPFGTFKDFLRQIEQAVKRTREPSYIYAYWSELDHLGHHHGIDSPTSVAHLQQLEQGLALLAERLRGQDACLLITADHGQLDTKTADQTDLADYPLLANQLRLPLCGEPRAAFCYTAGGALEAFMAAVEQTLGARFRLAPSGELLAQGYFGPGEPHPELTHRIGDVILIGHDRSVIRDRLPSEKPFQQIGVHGGLSRAEMLVPLCLIPT; translated from the coding sequence ATGATTGAACCCAACTACGCCGGCGGCGGCATCGTCAATCTGATGAGTTCGCTCATGCGCGCGCGCGGCGGCAACAGCGACCTGCCCGAGGCGCACTTGCTGCCAGCACGGGAACTGGCCAGCCATAAGCATCTGGTGCTTATCGTCATCGATGGTCTGGGGGCGGATTGGCTGGCCCGACACTCCCCGGACGGCTGGCTGGCGCGGCACCAGATCGGCGCCCTAACCAGCGTGTTCCCCTCCACCACGGCTGCCGCCGTGGGCAGCTTTTTGACTGGCGTGGCACCGGCCCAGCATGGCCTCACTGGCTGGTTCAGTTGGCTGCGCGAACTCGGCTGCGTGATGAAGACCCTGCCCGGCCAGCCGCGCGCGGGCGGCCAGGGCAACTGGGCCATGGTCGAGGACTTGCGGTCCCTCTTCCCTTGCCCGCCGGTATTTGCGCGTATCAAGACCGCATCCACGCTGGTCAGCCCAAAATCCATCGCCCACTCAGCCTTTAATCGCGCCCATCAAGGCCTGGCGCGGCTGCGGCCCTTTGGCACATTCAAGGATTTTTTGCGCCAAATCGAACAGGCCGTCAAGCGCACCCGCGAGCCAAGTTACATATACGCTTATTGGTCGGAACTGGACCATCTCGGGCACCATCATGGCATCGACAGCCCAACCTCGGTGGCCCATCTGCAACAGCTTGAGCAAGGGCTTGCGCTGCTTGCCGAGCGCCTGCGCGGCCAGGATGCCTGCCTGCTGATCACTGCCGATCATGGCCAGCTCGACACCAAGACCGCGGATCAAACCGACCTGGCCGACTATCCCTTGCTGGCCAATCAGCTGCGCCTGCCGCTCTGTGGCGAACCACGCGCGGCCTTCTGCTACACTGCCGGTGGCGCATTGGAGGCTTTCATGGCGGCGGTCGAGCAGACACTGGGCGCGCGCTTTCGCCTCGCCCCTTCTGGCGAGTTGCTGGCCCAGGGTTATTTCGGCCCTGGAGAGCCCCATCCTGAATTGACGCATCGCATCGGCGATGTCATTTTGATCGGCCATGACCGCAGCGTCATCCGCGACCGCCTGCCGTCAGAGAAGCCCTTCCAGCAAATCGGGGTGCACGGCGGTCTGAGCCGCGCCGAAATGCTGGTGCCCTTGTGTCTCATTCCGACCTGA
- a CDS encoding NAD(P)/FAD-dependent oxidoreductase yields the protein MPEANTPQQIGVIGSGIAGLASAWLLATRHQVTLIERNDYVGGHTHTITVDEDARSVPVDTGFIVYNEANYPLLVRLFERLGVATREGDMSFAASIGPGEIEYSGDSLKTLFAQPRNLLSPAFLGMLMDILRFNRRCRQCLDQGGFDGLNLGDFLKRERLGQTFRDHYLLPMAAAIWSCPTRTMMDFPIESLARFFANHGLINILKRPLWRTVVNGSQAYVQKILDDLGHDNILHDPAVRVRPVADGSDANIEVTLASGATRRFDQLVFACHADEALALIEQPSSEESRLLGCFRYQANRTYLHTDTQLMPRLRSTWASWNYLASRAQDGSQAVSVTYWMNRLQGLKTSKDYLVSLNPLQPPRPETCIAEMIYHHPVFDQRAMDAQGELQQIQGHRGLWFCGSYCGYGFHEDALRSAVETVCRMDPSVDTDWLLPSSPSASTRH from the coding sequence ATGCCGGAAGCAAACACCCCCCAACAAATCGGCGTGATCGGCAGCGGCATCGCTGGACTGGCCAGTGCCTGGCTACTGGCTACCCGCCACCAGGTTACCCTGATTGAGCGCAACGACTACGTCGGCGGCCACACCCATACCATCACAGTGGATGAAGACGCTCGGTCGGTGCCGGTCGATACCGGCTTTATTGTCTATAACGAGGCCAATTATCCGCTGCTGGTGCGACTCTTCGAGCGCTTGGGCGTGGCCACGCGCGAGGGCGACATGTCCTTCGCCGCCTCCATTGGGCCGGGCGAGATCGAGTATTCGGGCGACAGCCTGAAGACGCTCTTCGCACAGCCACGCAATCTGTTGAGTCCCGCCTTTCTCGGCATGCTCATGGACATCCTGCGCTTTAACCGCCGTTGCCGGCAGTGCCTGGATCAGGGCGGTTTCGACGGGCTGAATCTGGGCGACTTCCTCAAGCGCGAACGCCTTGGCCAGACCTTCCGCGATCATTACCTGCTGCCCATGGCGGCCGCCATCTGGTCCTGCCCAACGCGCACCATGATGGATTTTCCCATCGAGAGCCTAGCGCGGTTTTTTGCCAACCATGGATTGATCAACATTCTCAAACGCCCACTCTGGCGCACCGTGGTCAACGGCAGCCAGGCCTATGTGCAGAAGATTCTCGATGATCTCGGGCACGATAATATCCTGCATGACCCCGCCGTGCGCGTCCGCCCGGTCGCGGATGGCTCCGACGCGAACATTGAGGTCACCCTGGCCTCGGGTGCCACCCGACGTTTCGATCAACTGGTCTTCGCCTGCCATGCCGACGAGGCGCTGGCACTGATCGAGCAACCCAGCAGCGAGGAATCCCGCCTGCTCGGCTGCTTCCGCTACCAGGCCAATCGCACCTATCTGCATACCGACACGCAGCTCATGCCGCGCCTGCGCTCGACCTGGGCCTCCTGGAATTACCTGGCCTCGCGCGCGCAGGATGGCAGTCAAGCGGTGTCGGTCACCTATTGGATGAACCGCCTGCAAGGACTCAAGACCAGCAAGGACTACCTGGTCAGCCTCAACCCACTCCAACCACCACGTCCGGAGACCTGCATCGCCGAGATGATCTACCATCACCCTGTTTTTGATCAGCGCGCCATGGACGCCCAGGGTGAACTGCAGCAAATCCAGGGTCACCGGGGCCTGTGGTTCTGCGGCAGCTATTGTGGCTATGGCTTTCACGAAGACGCCTTGCGATCGGCCGTGGAAACCGTCTGCCGCATGGACCCAAGCGTGGACACCGACTGGCTACTGCCATCCAGTCCTTCCGCCTCGACACGCCACTAA
- a CDS encoding DUF1365 domain-containing protein — MKASAPEPAPASASASASAPAPATAPASNPHRIYFTRVMHRRLFPVAYRFVYNVFSLLIDIDALDRLPRGPRLGKFQLVRFDPADHGPRDGKPLRPWVEAVLRSRDIDLEGGRIRLLCFPRVLGFGFNPLSVWYCEHRDGSLRAAIGEVSNTFGGKHFYLLAKEGVPIDWPLRARATKCFHVSPLMDMAGDYRFRLSEPGEQLSVMIRQFHDDGRLKLVASQAGSGEPLTEQNLRQALKRMPLMTIKVIAAIHWQALKIWLRGAPLCPTPPAPKHEVT; from the coding sequence ATGAAAGCCTCGGCACCCGAACCCGCTCCAGCGTCAGCGTCAGCGTCAGCGTCAGCACCGGCACCGGCAACGGCTCCGGCGAGCAACCCGCATCGCATCTACTTCACCAGGGTCATGCACAGGCGACTCTTCCCAGTTGCGTATCGCTTCGTCTATAACGTCTTCAGCTTGCTGATCGACATCGACGCGCTTGACCGACTTCCGCGGGGTCCGCGCCTGGGGAAATTCCAGCTGGTGCGGTTCGACCCCGCCGATCACGGCCCGCGCGATGGCAAACCGCTGCGCCCCTGGGTGGAAGCTGTCCTGCGCAGCCGCGACATCGACCTCGAAGGTGGACGCATCCGGCTGCTGTGCTTTCCGCGCGTACTCGGCTTTGGCTTCAATCCGCTGAGTGTCTGGTATTGCGAACACCGCGATGGCAGTTTGCGCGCGGCCATCGGTGAGGTCAGCAACACCTTTGGCGGCAAGCATTTTTATCTGCTGGCCAAGGAGGGCGTGCCCATCGACTGGCCGCTGCGCGCGCGCGCGACCAAGTGTTTTCACGTCTCCCCACTCATGGACATGGCCGGCGACTATCGTTTCCGCCTGTCCGAGCCCGGTGAGCAGCTCTCGGTGATGATTCGTCAGTTCCATGACGACGGTCGGCTGAAACTGGTCGCCAGTCAGGCCGGCAGCGGCGAGCCGCTGACCGAACAAAACCTGCGCCAGGCATTGAAACGCATGCCTTTGATGACTATCAAGGTGATCGCCGCCATTCACTGGCAGGCACTGAAAATTTGGCTGCGCGGCGCACCCCTGTGCCCAACCCCACCTGCTCCTAAACACGAGGTCACCTGA
- a CDS encoding cyclopropane-fatty-acyl-phospholipid synthase family protein: MASEKSAEATLSWNKDAWPKKAREREPMERGFRPFSRLLDHLLQQQFHAGQLRLRIGESLHTITGEDPGPQGEMQLHRPLSFARRIAARGHLGLGEGYLAGDWDSPDLTSLIHLLAVNEPALASIEYGSWRSRLLALFQHRSRTNTRRGSRRNIAHHYDLGNAFYRLWLDPGMTYSAALFDGADDGLEQAQTRKYQTLLEMLGAEPGQHLLEIGCGWGGFAREAVAAGHRVTGLTLSSEQLAWASATLVDPITSGQVDLHLRDYRDMDGTFDHIASIEMFEAVGERYWSVYMNKIRQLLRPGGRAALQVITIDEQYFDGYRSSPDFIQKYIFPGGMLPTPARFDAVAEQAGLRIGARRWFGQDYARTLAIWHQQFTDQLKSVRALGYDETFIRMWRYYLSYCEAGFRDGRINVMQVVLETPTTG; this comes from the coding sequence ATGGCAAGTGAGAAATCGGCCGAGGCCACGCTTTCCTGGAACAAAGATGCTTGGCCCAAGAAAGCGCGCGAGAGGGAGCCCATGGAGCGCGGATTTCGGCCCTTCAGCCGCCTGCTCGATCATCTCCTGCAACAGCAATTCCATGCCGGCCAACTGCGACTGCGCATCGGCGAATCCTTGCACACAATTACCGGCGAAGACCCCGGCCCTCAGGGCGAGATGCAGCTGCATCGCCCGCTTTCCTTCGCCCGGCGCATCGCCGCGCGCGGCCATCTGGGGCTGGGCGAGGGCTACCTGGCCGGCGACTGGGACAGTCCGGATCTGACCAGTCTGATTCATCTGCTTGCCGTCAACGAGCCAGCCCTGGCCAGCATTGAATACGGCAGCTGGCGGAGCCGCCTCCTCGCACTTTTCCAGCATCGCAGTCGCACCAACACCCGCCGCGGCAGCCGTCGCAACATCGCCCATCACTATGACCTGGGCAACGCCTTCTACCGGCTGTGGCTCGACCCTGGCATGACCTACTCCGCCGCTCTGTTCGACGGCGCGGATGACGGTCTGGAGCAGGCGCAGACACGCAAGTACCAGACGTTGCTCGAAATGCTGGGTGCCGAACCCGGACAACATCTGCTCGAAATCGGCTGCGGCTGGGGTGGCTTCGCGCGTGAGGCGGTCGCCGCCGGCCACAGGGTCACAGGACTGACACTGTCGAGTGAACAACTCGCCTGGGCCAGCGCAACGCTCGTCGACCCCATCACCAGCGGACAGGTGGATCTGCACCTGCGCGATTATCGCGACATGGACGGCACCTTCGACCATATCGCCTCCATTGAGATGTTCGAGGCCGTGGGCGAGCGCTATTGGTCTGTTTACATGAACAAAATCCGCCAACTCCTGCGCCCCGGCGGACGCGCCGCCCTGCAAGTCATCACCATCGACGAGCAATACTTCGACGGCTACCGCTCGAGTCCCGATTTTATTCAGAAATACATCTTCCCCGGCGGCATGCTGCCCACGCCAGCGCGCTTTGACGCCGTCGCCGAACAGGCCGGCTTGCGCATCGGCGCGCGGCGCTGGTTCGGGCAGGATTACGCCCGCACCCTGGCCATTTGGCACCAGCAATTCACAGATCAGCTCAAGTCCGTGCGCGCCCTCGGCTACGACGAGACCTTCATCCGCATGTGGCGCTACTACCTATCCTACTGCGAAGCCGGCTTCCGCGACGGGCGCATCAATGTGATGCAGGTGGTGCTCGAGACGCCCACCACCGGCTAG
- a CDS encoding DUF2919 family protein: MPEANTPERPRYPPERYDADFNLRIPATLWLIMVLLLRHGLLLIITFMPTTGKEITLLRELIRPEYLLADAIALPVFVSAIRRHAIRRPAWMPAVWRHARILLSLSLLVYLSLLVSASFTAQGPLEQRLNETVLISILLNLAALSYLWRSRLLTDLFRDWPATGPTTSRH; encoded by the coding sequence ATGCCAGAGGCGAACACTCCAGAGCGCCCGCGCTATCCGCCGGAGCGCTACGACGCGGACTTCAACCTGCGCATTCCGGCGACCCTGTGGCTAATCATGGTCCTGCTGCTACGCCACGGACTCTTGCTGATCATCACCTTCATGCCCACCACCGGCAAGGAGATCACCCTGCTGCGCGAGTTGATCCGCCCGGAGTACCTACTCGCCGACGCCATCGCCCTCCCCGTCTTTGTAAGCGCCATCCGCCGTCATGCCATCCGGCGACCGGCCTGGATGCCGGCAGTCTGGCGCCATGCCCGCATCCTGCTCAGCCTCTCACTGCTGGTCTATCTCAGCCTGCTGGTGAGCGCCTCCTTCACGGCCCAAGGCCCCCTGGAGCAACGCCTGAACGAAACCGTGCTCATCTCCATCCTGCTCAATCTGGCCGCACTGAGCTACCTATGGCGCTCGCGCCTGCTGACAGACCTGTTCCGCGACTGGCCCGCGACTGGCCCAACTACGTCACGACACTGA